A genomic segment from Polyangium mundeleinium encodes:
- a CDS encoding phosphoglycerate dehydrogenase codes for MRLLIADKMDTQALEELRILGVEIISRPELTKETLPAALDGIGILVVRSTEVTARAIEAGRQLNLIVRAGAGVNTIDVAAASARGVYVANCPGKNAIAVAELTMGLVVALDRRIVDATTDLRAGKWEKTRYAQAEGLYGLRIGVAGLGAVGREVLNRARGFGLEPHAWSRSLSQNKAQRLDVGFARSLEELASRSHVLTIHLPLDSRTRGIVGRKVLEALPDGAIVVNTARSEVMDYEALEDVIAKKGLRVGLDVFPNEPDRGTGTIEPRIFGRGIVYGTPHIGASTEQAQRAIAMETARIIRAFMTEETVPNVVNICATSPARYVVVIRMLDKVGVLANTLSVLKRHGINIEEISNTVFDGALATCTKMRVSGRPSDACMKEIAAFDEVLHVDVVSLPNLA; via the coding sequence ATGCGCCTCTTGATCGCCGACAAGATGGACACCCAGGCGCTCGAGGAGCTCCGCATCCTGGGTGTCGAGATCATTTCCCGCCCGGAGCTTACCAAGGAGACGTTGCCCGCGGCCCTCGACGGCATCGGGATCCTCGTCGTCCGTTCGACCGAGGTGACGGCACGCGCCATCGAAGCGGGCCGCCAGCTCAACCTCATCGTGCGCGCGGGCGCCGGTGTGAACACGATCGACGTCGCCGCTGCGAGTGCGCGTGGCGTGTACGTCGCGAACTGCCCTGGCAAGAACGCGATCGCCGTCGCCGAGTTGACGATGGGCCTCGTGGTCGCGCTCGATCGCCGCATCGTCGATGCGACCACCGATCTACGCGCAGGAAAGTGGGAGAAGACCCGGTATGCGCAGGCGGAGGGGCTCTACGGCCTTCGCATCGGCGTCGCGGGCCTCGGCGCCGTCGGCCGCGAGGTCTTGAACCGCGCGCGTGGCTTCGGCCTCGAGCCGCATGCCTGGTCGCGCTCGCTCTCGCAGAACAAAGCGCAGCGGCTCGACGTCGGCTTCGCTCGTAGCCTCGAAGAGCTCGCGTCACGTTCGCACGTGCTCACGATTCACCTCCCGCTCGACAGCCGGACGCGCGGCATCGTGGGTCGCAAGGTGCTCGAAGCACTGCCGGACGGGGCCATCGTGGTGAACACCGCGCGCAGCGAGGTGATGGACTACGAGGCGCTCGAGGACGTGATCGCGAAGAAGGGATTGCGTGTCGGCCTCGACGTGTTTCCGAACGAGCCGGATCGCGGCACGGGCACGATCGAGCCGCGCATTTTCGGCCGGGGCATCGTGTACGGGACGCCGCACATCGGCGCGTCGACCGAGCAAGCGCAGCGGGCGATCGCCATGGAGACTGCGCGCATCATTCGCGCCTTCATGACCGAGGAGACCGTGCCGAACGTGGTGAACATCTGCGCCACCTCGCCCGCTCGGTACGTCGTCGTGATTCGCATGCTCGACAAGGTGGGCGTCTTGGCGAACACGCTGAGCGTGCTCAAGCGTCACGGCATCAACATCGAGGAGATTTCGAACACCGTCTTCGACGGCGCGCTCGCGACGTGTACGAAGATGCGCGTCTCTGGACGGCCGAGCGACGCCTGCATGAAAGAAATCGCGGCGTTCGACGAGGTCCTGCACGTGGACGTGGTATCGTTGCCGAACCTCGCCTAG
- the rimP gene encoding ribosome maturation factor RimP, whose product MQQASNEQTSKKTIDFDRIRAAVGPVLETHGVVLVDVEWFTDQGTWVLRLTIEREGLQDSSDPAGGVSLDDCADVSRDASTALDAEDDVIPHHYSLEVSSPGLERRLKDLPDFRRFRGKLARVKLARPVPDGQSLLRGEIAEAPDDKIAVVVDGKRIEAPFADVVEARLVFELVTQPKKQKKSTRAGKAKQSGNR is encoded by the coding sequence ATGCAGCAAGCGTCGAACGAGCAAACCAGCAAGAAGACCATCGATTTCGACCGCATCCGCGCGGCCGTGGGCCCCGTGCTGGAGACGCACGGCGTGGTGCTCGTGGATGTCGAGTGGTTCACCGACCAGGGGACGTGGGTCTTGCGCCTGACGATCGAGCGCGAGGGCTTGCAGGACTCGTCGGATCCGGCTGGGGGCGTGTCGCTTGACGACTGCGCCGACGTCTCGCGGGACGCCTCGACGGCCCTCGATGCGGAGGATGACGTGATCCCGCATCACTACAGCCTCGAAGTGTCTTCGCCCGGGCTCGAGCGGCGCTTGAAGGACCTTCCGGATTTCCGGCGGTTCCGCGGCAAACTGGCGCGTGTGAAGCTCGCCCGGCCGGTGCCCGACGGCCAGAGCCTTCTACGCGGCGAGATCGCGGAGGCGCCGGACGACAAGATCGCCGTCGTCGTCGACGGCAAGCGGATCGAAGCGCCTTTCGCGGATGTCGTGGAGGCGCGTCTCGTGTTCGAGCTCGTGACGCAGCCGAAGAAGCAGAAGAAGAGCACGCGCGCGGGCAAGGCGAAGCAAAGCGGTAACCGGTAG
- the nusA gene encoding transcription termination factor NusA, translating into MATMGATPTVDTSLGAILEQVAKEKGIDRKILVETIEAAILKAAQSVFGPTRELEARFNEDSGQVDLFQYMTVVEDVAEPEREISLADVEKHKLDATLGEELGFQVFWRPEDAEKAREQDKEFGDILKLKAGRTTFGRIAAQTAKQVLLQRVRDAERDLIFNEYKDRKGELIRGIVRRFEKGNNIIVDIGKTEGILPFREQTPRETYRPGDRIVAYVKDIDREARGPQVILSRSDPRLVEKLFEAEVPEIYEGIVRIVSVAREPGARSKIAVTSRDADVDPVGACVGMKGSRVQAVVQELRGEKIDIVPFDRDPARYVIAAIQPAEVHKVIVDEADGRMELVVPDEKLSLAIGRKGQNVRLAAQLTNWKLDIISESKFKQMEEEAIHALQQIDGVSESIAKSMYRLGFRALEEVSEAAAEELAAIPGLGGAEVAERIKAQADTTMERLRQERIRAASMRTEPLTDRERLMFIRGVGDRTVGLLEEAGYKTVEDILREDEDRLAIRTGLGIKKARAIRQGARDFVESEQKVLEAGRADARRAAVAASTKQA; encoded by the coding sequence ATGGCAACGATGGGAGCGACGCCCACCGTGGATACGAGCCTCGGGGCGATCCTCGAGCAGGTCGCGAAGGAGAAGGGCATCGACCGGAAGATCCTCGTCGAGACGATCGAGGCGGCGATCTTGAAGGCGGCCCAGAGCGTCTTCGGACCGACGCGCGAGCTCGAGGCGCGGTTCAACGAGGACAGCGGCCAGGTCGACCTCTTCCAGTACATGACCGTCGTCGAGGACGTGGCCGAGCCCGAGCGCGAGATTTCGCTCGCCGACGTGGAGAAGCACAAGCTCGACGCGACGCTCGGCGAGGAGCTCGGCTTCCAGGTCTTCTGGCGTCCCGAGGATGCCGAGAAGGCGCGCGAGCAGGACAAGGAGTTCGGCGACATCCTGAAGCTCAAGGCCGGGCGCACGACGTTCGGCCGCATCGCCGCGCAGACGGCGAAGCAGGTGCTCCTGCAGCGCGTCCGCGACGCCGAGCGCGACCTCATCTTCAACGAGTACAAGGACCGGAAGGGCGAGCTCATCCGGGGCATCGTTCGGCGCTTCGAGAAGGGCAACAACATCATCGTCGACATCGGCAAGACCGAAGGGATCCTGCCGTTCCGCGAGCAGACGCCGCGCGAGACGTACCGGCCGGGCGATCGCATCGTCGCCTATGTGAAGGACATCGATCGCGAGGCGCGCGGGCCGCAGGTGATCTTGTCTCGGTCCGATCCGCGCCTCGTGGAAAAACTCTTCGAGGCCGAGGTGCCCGAGATCTACGAGGGCATCGTGCGAATCGTCTCGGTCGCTCGCGAGCCGGGGGCTCGTTCGAAGATCGCGGTGACCTCGCGCGACGCGGACGTCGATCCGGTGGGCGCGTGTGTCGGCATGAAGGGCTCGCGCGTGCAGGCGGTCGTGCAGGAGCTACGCGGCGAGAAGATCGACATCGTGCCGTTCGATCGGGATCCGGCGCGCTACGTCATCGCCGCGATCCAGCCGGCCGAGGTGCACAAGGTCATCGTCGACGAGGCGGACGGGCGCATGGAGCTCGTCGTGCCGGACGAGAAGCTCTCCCTCGCGATCGGCAGGAAGGGCCAGAACGTCCGGCTCGCCGCGCAGCTCACGAACTGGAAGCTCGACATCATCAGCGAGTCCAAGTTCAAGCAGATGGAGGAGGAGGCGATCCACGCGCTCCAGCAGATCGACGGCGTGTCGGAGTCGATCGCGAAGTCGATGTATCGGCTCGGCTTCCGGGCGCTCGAGGAGGTCAGCGAGGCGGCCGCCGAGGAACTCGCGGCGATCCCCGGGCTCGGCGGCGCCGAGGTGGCCGAGCGGATCAAGGCGCAGGCCGATACGACCATGGAGCGGCTGCGTCAGGAGCGCATCCGGGCCGCGAGCATGCGGACCGAGCCGCTCACGGATCGCGAGCGCTTGATGTTCATTCGTGGCGTCGGCGATCGGACCGTGGGCCTCCTCGAAGAGGCGGGCTACAAGACCGTGGAGGACATTCTCCGCGAAGACGAGGACCGGCTGGCGATTCGGACCGGCCTCGGCATCAAGAAAGCCCGGGCCATCCGACAGGGGGCGCGGGACTTCGTGGAGAGCGAGCAGAAGGTGCTTGAGGCGGGCCGCGCCGATGCGAGGCGCGCAGCAGTGGCGGCTTCGACAAAGCAGGCGTAA
- a CDS encoding YlxR family protein, translating into MRTCVGCGERVEIPRSGAALSVLVRLVLGPGGEVAVDAAGGGFGRGAHVHPRPSCVEKAAQRGLARAAKGKVSLLWDEAPEQPGEETASSGTASSGKLVPLDASSLSRAIVRALDRRVQGLVVAAARARKVALGADAVTGADGRGEAELIVVATDAAAGSELSAVRRAVSEGRAVAWGTKMVLATLCSAAASSKRAEGLAVVAITDDRIAAALQEAVQTASALAAPPLEGAAAGRKRHDARRPGGSGQQSSERSTPKDAGGGIDRDGARSGQDRRADG; encoded by the coding sequence GTGCGCACGTGTGTCGGCTGCGGAGAGCGGGTGGAAATCCCGCGCTCTGGGGCGGCGCTGTCCGTGCTCGTCCGTCTCGTGCTGGGCCCCGGCGGCGAGGTCGCGGTGGACGCGGCGGGCGGCGGCTTCGGCCGCGGCGCGCACGTGCACCCGAGGCCGTCCTGCGTCGAGAAGGCGGCGCAGCGGGGGCTCGCGCGGGCGGCCAAGGGCAAGGTGAGCTTGCTCTGGGACGAGGCGCCCGAGCAGCCGGGCGAGGAGACGGCGTCGTCGGGGACGGCGTCGTCGGGCAAGCTCGTCCCGCTCGATGCGAGCTCGCTTTCCCGGGCGATCGTGCGCGCGCTGGATCGGCGGGTGCAGGGGCTCGTGGTCGCGGCGGCTCGTGCGCGCAAGGTCGCGCTCGGGGCGGACGCGGTGACGGGCGCCGACGGGCGAGGCGAGGCGGAGCTCATCGTGGTCGCGACCGACGCGGCCGCGGGATCGGAGCTCTCGGCCGTGCGTCGCGCGGTCTCCGAGGGGCGCGCGGTCGCCTGGGGGACGAAGATGGTATTGGCTACGTTGTGCTCTGCCGCTGCGTCATCGAAGCGCGCGGAAGGGCTCGCCGTCGTGGCGATCACGGATGATCGGATCGCGGCGGCGCTCCAGGAGGCCGTGCAAACGGCCTCCGCGCTCGCCGCGCCACCATTGGAAGGTGCGGCGGCGGGCCGCAAGCGCCATGATGCGAGGCGCCCCGGTGGTTCCGGGCAGCAGTCCTCGGAAAGGTCCACGCCGAAGGATGCGGGCGGCGGGATCGATAGAGATGGGGCGCGGTCCGGTCAGGATCGTCGTGCGGACGGGTGA
- the infB gene encoding translation initiation factor IF-2 translates to MSKVRVYEVAKQLNMDQKTLVALFQSMGIGDVRNHMSAVESDVVERVKRHLERQKAPEVVEERIRPTVVKRRARGAEGETSGPEPTTAPARASAPAVPPARASAPSAAPAPTSPTSAAATPAAPRTAQAPAPVVEAAKPAPAPAPEKPAATQTAPAQPVEGEAKEAREVAPPAPPPAPAPVAAAEPAKPVAVEKAPEAPAPKPVEAAPPPPVEAPKPAPAPAVAAEAPKAAPAEPASAPKAAEPAPAPKAAEAPKAEEPAKQVAAPAEAPKAPPAPPAAPATTPAPKAAEPAPAPKVAAEPPKKAEEPVKPAPSEAPKPATAPPSQQPQRTAGGSAQGPSKPTTPPPATTRSPAPGPGRMPPPSAPPARTAPASSVPPPRKPSDTPSSVPPRPSSPPKTGIDVWQGRPGVPMPAAQRTSTPRRTTYDPRAQAPQPGRPGTGFGPQTGRPGQPGGPRSGPQRPGMGGFRGRPGGPPIQQRRGPAQVSTQEMASHKKVVKIEEQVSLQALAGKMSVKSTDVLLKLLSMGMTGVNINSTLDADTAKIVASEFGWNVEDVAVSETQTLEDATRVESEADMDFELRPPIVTVMGHVDHGKTSLLDRIRKASVAEGEAGGITQHIGAYRVETPRGTIAFLDTPGHEAFTAMRARGASLTDIVVLVVAADDGVMPQTKEAISHAQAAKVPIIVAVNKIDKPGADPDKIKRDLANLGLQPEEWGGQTMFMHVSAKTGQNIDQLLESIILQAEILELKAYAKRRASATVIEALLDRGRGPVARVMIQDGTLRTGDIIIAGSVWGKVRAMTDELGRTVAHAGPATPVEVLGLNEVPSAGDPVHAVKDAKTAEEIAETRRKKASKSLIPQDSRVSLETLTSRLAESDQLELKLIVKGDVQGSVEAICHALSKLSTQKVKVTIVHAGVGGITEGDVNLAVASKAIIVGFNVRPAGKAASHAETEGVEIRLYNIIYNAVDDIRSAMEGLLPATKVEKQLGRAEVRQVFRVAKIGTVAGCMVTSGLVKRTAEARLIRDNVVVWTGKLSGLRRFKDDAKEVTEGFECGISLENYQDIKESDVIECFEIEEVKTKLT, encoded by the coding sequence ATGAGCAAAGTTCGGGTGTACGAGGTCGCTAAACAGCTCAACATGGATCAGAAGACGCTGGTCGCGCTCTTCCAGTCCATGGGTATCGGCGACGTGCGCAACCACATGAGCGCGGTCGAGAGCGATGTGGTGGAGCGCGTAAAGCGCCATCTGGAGCGGCAAAAGGCGCCCGAGGTGGTCGAGGAACGGATCCGTCCGACGGTCGTGAAGCGTCGCGCGCGGGGCGCCGAAGGTGAGACCTCCGGCCCCGAGCCGACGACGGCCCCCGCACGTGCCTCCGCTCCAGCCGTCCCGCCCGCGCGCGCTTCTGCTCCGTCCGCCGCTCCCGCCCCGACGAGCCCGACGTCGGCGGCGGCAACGCCCGCCGCGCCGAGGACCGCGCAAGCACCGGCGCCGGTCGTCGAGGCCGCGAAGCCTGCTCCCGCGCCCGCTCCCGAGAAGCCCGCAGCGACGCAGACGGCGCCCGCCCAGCCGGTGGAAGGTGAAGCGAAGGAGGCGCGCGAGGTTGCTCCGCCTGCGCCGCCCCCCGCTCCGGCCCCGGTCGCGGCGGCGGAGCCCGCGAAGCCCGTCGCTGTCGAGAAGGCCCCGGAGGCGCCCGCGCCGAAGCCCGTGGAGGCGGCACCCCCGCCGCCGGTCGAGGCTCCGAAGCCCGCGCCTGCGCCTGCGGTCGCCGCCGAGGCCCCGAAGGCCGCTCCGGCCGAGCCCGCGTCCGCCCCGAAGGCGGCCGAGCCCGCGCCTGCGCCGAAGGCAGCCGAGGCGCCGAAGGCCGAGGAGCCTGCCAAGCAGGTCGCAGCGCCTGCCGAGGCCCCGAAGGCCCCGCCTGCGCCGCCGGCCGCTCCGGCGACGACGCCTGCGCCGAAGGCGGCGGAGCCTGCGCCTGCGCCGAAGGTGGCTGCCGAGCCGCCGAAGAAGGCCGAGGAGCCGGTAAAGCCTGCGCCTTCCGAGGCGCCGAAGCCGGCCACGGCTCCGCCGTCGCAGCAGCCGCAGCGGACCGCTGGTGGGTCGGCGCAGGGGCCGTCCAAGCCCACGACGCCGCCTCCGGCCACGACGCGCTCGCCCGCGCCGGGCCCGGGTCGTATGCCGCCGCCGAGCGCGCCGCCGGCTCGCACAGCGCCTGCGTCGTCGGTGCCGCCGCCGCGCAAGCCTTCGGACACGCCGTCCTCGGTCCCGCCGCGTCCGTCGTCCCCGCCGAAGACGGGCATCGACGTGTGGCAGGGCCGCCCCGGCGTCCCGATGCCGGCCGCGCAGCGTACGAGCACGCCGCGCCGCACGACGTACGATCCGCGCGCCCAGGCGCCGCAGCCGGGTCGGCCTGGCACGGGCTTCGGCCCGCAGACGGGTCGTCCGGGACAGCCGGGCGGCCCGCGCAGCGGCCCGCAACGCCCGGGCATGGGCGGCTTCCGTGGTCGTCCGGGCGGGCCTCCGATCCAGCAGCGACGCGGCCCTGCGCAGGTCTCCACGCAGGAGATGGCCTCCCACAAGAAGGTCGTCAAAATCGAGGAGCAGGTCAGCCTGCAGGCGCTCGCCGGCAAGATGAGCGTGAAGTCGACCGATGTTCTCCTGAAGCTCCTCAGCATGGGGATGACGGGCGTGAACATCAACTCGACGCTCGACGCCGACACCGCGAAGATCGTCGCGAGCGAGTTCGGCTGGAACGTCGAGGACGTCGCGGTCAGCGAGACCCAGACGCTCGAGGACGCGACGCGCGTCGAGTCCGAGGCGGATATGGACTTCGAGCTCCGTCCGCCGATCGTCACGGTCATGGGTCACGTCGACCACGGCAAGACGTCGCTGCTCGACCGGATCCGCAAGGCCAGCGTGGCCGAGGGCGAGGCAGGCGGCATCACGCAGCACATCGGCGCGTACCGCGTCGAGACGCCGCGCGGGACGATCGCGTTCCTCGACACGCCGGGTCACGAGGCGTTCACGGCGATGCGCGCCCGCGGCGCTTCGCTTACGGACATCGTCGTGCTCGTGGTTGCGGCGGACGACGGCGTCATGCCGCAGACCAAGGAGGCGATCTCGCACGCGCAGGCCGCGAAGGTGCCGATCATCGTCGCGGTGAACAAGATCGACAAGCCGGGCGCGGATCCCGACAAAATCAAGCGCGACCTCGCGAACCTCGGGCTCCAGCCGGAGGAGTGGGGTGGCCAGACGATGTTCATGCACGTGTCGGCGAAGACCGGGCAGAACATCGACCAGCTCCTCGAGTCGATCATCCTGCAGGCCGAGATCCTGGAGCTCAAGGCCTACGCCAAGCGCCGCGCGAGCGCGACGGTCATCGAGGCGTTGCTCGATCGTGGCCGCGGCCCGGTCGCGCGCGTCATGATCCAGGACGGCACCCTGCGCACCGGCGACATCATCATCGCCGGCAGCGTGTGGGGCAAAGTCCGCGCGATGACGGACGAGCTCGGCCGGACGGTGGCGCATGCGGGCCCCGCGACGCCAGTCGAGGTGCTCGGCTTGAACGAGGTGCCGAGCGCGGGTGATCCGGTGCACGCGGTCAAGGACGCGAAGACGGCGGAGGAGATCGCGGAGACGCGTCGCAAGAAGGCGTCGAAGTCGCTCATCCCGCAGGACTCGCGCGTCTCGCTGGAGACGCTCACCTCGCGCCTCGCGGAGAGCGATCAGCTCGAGCTGAAGCTCATCGTGAAGGGCGATGTGCAGGGCTCGGTCGAGGCCATCTGCCATGCGCTCTCCAAGCTCTCGACGCAGAAGGTGAAGGTCACGATCGTCCACGCGGGCGTCGGTGGCATCACCGAGGGCGACGTGAACCTGGCGGTCGCATCGAAGGCGATCATCGTCGGGTTCAACGTCCGTCCTGCGGGCAAGGCCGCCAGCCATGCCGAGACCGAGGGCGTCGAGATCCGGCTCTACAACATCATCTACAACGCGGTCGACGACATCCGGTCCGCGATGGAAGGCCTCTTGCCTGCCACCAAGGTCGAGAAGCAGCTCGGCCGGGCGGAGGTTCGTCAGGTCTTCCGCGTGGCGAAGATCGGCACGGTCGCCGGCTGTATGGTGACGAGCGGCCTCGTGAAGCGGACGGCGGAGGCGCGGCTCATCCGCGACAACGTCGTCGTGTGGACGGGCAAGCTCTCGGGCCTGCGCCGCTTCAAGGACGACGCGAAAGAGGTGACCGAGGGGTTCGAGTGCGGTATCTCGCTCGAGAACTACCAGGACATCAAGGAAAGCGACGTCATCGAGTGCTTCGAGATCGAAGAGGTCAAGACGAAGCTCACCTGA
- a CDS encoding DUF503 domain-containing protein, producing the protein MLRLRLDVPGARSLKDKRSVVRSFKERVQGRLKVAVAEVGVLDDPRHATLGVAVVSNSHTVCDQMISSVVSMASTLPDALLADRASEIVSFGEGGRGVVGGIEQMLGDLDNDDDDEGNSA; encoded by the coding sequence GTGTTGAGGCTGAGGTTGGATGTGCCCGGGGCGCGGTCGCTCAAGGACAAACGGAGCGTCGTCCGCTCGTTCAAGGAGCGGGTGCAAGGACGGCTGAAGGTGGCGGTCGCGGAGGTCGGGGTTCTCGACGATCCGCGGCACGCCACCCTCGGGGTCGCGGTCGTGTCGAACTCGCACACGGTCTGTGATCAGATGATCTCGAGCGTGGTGAGCATGGCCTCCACGCTGCCGGATGCGTTGCTCGCCGATCGGGCGAGCGAGATCGTAAGCTTCGGCGAAGGCGGTCGAGGGGTCGTGGGCGGGATCGAGCAGATGCTCGGGGATCTCGACAACGACGACGACGACGAGGGGAATTCCGCGTGA
- the rbfA gene encoding 30S ribosome-binding factor RbfA, translating to MSGQGLRSARVAARVREELATLLRDMADPRLLGVLISRVEMTDDLQTARIFVRHELGAAQGEQERRSMLKGLEAAGGRLRRDVGKAVQLRRAPELKFIYDTGQDSAYRVEELLHEIRMDDEGRHKG from the coding sequence GTGAGTGGACAGGGATTGCGGTCGGCTCGGGTGGCAGCGCGGGTCCGCGAGGAGCTCGCGACGCTCTTGCGCGACATGGCGGATCCGCGCCTCCTCGGGGTGCTCATCTCGCGCGTGGAGATGACCGACGATCTGCAGACGGCGCGGATCTTCGTGCGGCACGAGCTCGGCGCGGCGCAGGGCGAACAGGAGCGTCGGTCGATGCTGAAGGGGCTCGAAGCGGCCGGGGGACGGCTCCGGCGTGATGTCGGCAAGGCGGTCCAGCTTCGCCGGGCGCCGGAGCTCAAGTTCATCTACGACACGGGCCAGGACAGCGCGTATCGCGTCGAGGAGCTCCTGCACGAGATCCGGATGGACGACGAGGGGCGGCACAAGGGCTGA
- a CDS encoding serine/threonine-protein kinase, translating into MSLSAGAIVGTNVRLLRPLKRGGMGSVWLAEHLTLRTQVAVKFMSERLAQDQEYVARFTREAMASAQIKSPNVVQVFDHGITPDSTPYIVMELLEGEDLRMRLSKIGTIGLDEAATIIVHVARALSKAHALGIVHRDMKPDNVFLCDQDGELFVKVLDFGIAKHATPESEGLDGMTGTGAMVGTPHYMSPEQILSARRVDHRADLWSVGVVLYRALTGQVPFQGETLGAVCIAIERGSFLPPSQRRPGLMPTLDAWFLRALARDPAQRYQSAKELADAFLSALAAGGYAPPASPFRMETTAAPRSAPTAQPPGSMTPLPGSGASSSAAAWVSGATPPPMMGTGPSAATPPPGQLAEPALPTGSGRYPSSIEPPWAASGAAAAPPPLQTFHGSSVTHAEWKSSSRRRALVTVVSGALGVVVLILIVIVVLTKGDGTEGENTAAVLPAEGTTKAAAQAAPPTPTPEPVATPAATPAATPTETVATPQAASAKASAAPVKPASTSTSTSTGKTKRDRGF; encoded by the coding sequence GTGAGCCTTTCGGCCGGCGCGATCGTCGGTACCAACGTGCGTCTGCTTCGTCCGCTCAAGCGCGGCGGTATGGGCAGCGTGTGGCTCGCAGAGCACCTGACGCTGCGCACGCAGGTCGCTGTGAAGTTCATGTCCGAGCGCCTCGCGCAGGACCAGGAGTACGTGGCTCGCTTCACCCGCGAGGCCATGGCGAGCGCGCAGATCAAGAGCCCGAACGTCGTTCAGGTCTTCGATCACGGCATCACGCCCGACAGCACCCCGTACATCGTGATGGAGCTGCTCGAAGGCGAGGACCTTCGCATGCGGCTCTCGAAGATCGGCACGATCGGGCTCGACGAGGCGGCCACGATCATCGTGCACGTCGCGCGCGCTCTCTCGAAGGCGCACGCGCTCGGCATCGTTCATCGGGACATGAAGCCCGACAACGTCTTCCTGTGTGATCAGGACGGCGAGCTCTTCGTGAAGGTCCTCGACTTCGGGATCGCCAAGCACGCGACGCCCGAGAGCGAAGGCCTCGACGGCATGACGGGGACGGGCGCGATGGTGGGCACGCCGCACTACATGAGCCCCGAGCAGATCCTGAGCGCGCGGCGCGTGGATCATCGGGCGGATCTGTGGTCGGTGGGCGTCGTCTTGTACCGCGCGCTCACGGGGCAGGTGCCTTTCCAGGGCGAGACGCTCGGCGCCGTGTGCATCGCGATCGAGCGCGGGAGCTTCCTGCCGCCGAGCCAGCGGCGGCCTGGGCTCATGCCGACGCTCGATGCCTGGTTTTTGCGGGCGCTCGCGCGGGATCCGGCGCAGCGGTACCAGTCGGCCAAGGAGCTCGCGGATGCGTTCCTGTCGGCGCTCGCGGCGGGCGGGTATGCGCCGCCTGCGTCGCCGTTCCGGATGGAGACGACCGCGGCGCCTCGCTCCGCGCCGACGGCGCAGCCGCCGGGCAGCATGACGCCGCTGCCGGGCAGTGGCGCTTCTTCCTCGGCCGCTGCGTGGGTCTCGGGCGCGACGCCGCCGCCGATGATGGGCACCGGTCCTTCGGCCGCCACGCCTCCGCCGGGGCAGCTCGCGGAGCCGGCGTTGCCCACGGGCTCGGGACGCTATCCTTCGTCGATCGAGCCACCGTGGGCCGCGAGCGGCGCTGCAGCCGCGCCGCCGCCGCTGCAGACGTTTCACGGCTCCTCGGTCACGCATGCCGAGTGGAAGAGCTCGTCGCGGCGACGTGCGCTCGTCACGGTCGTGTCGGGCGCGCTCGGGGTCGTCGTGCTCATCCTGATCGTGATCGTCGTGCTCACGAAGGGGGACGGGACCGAAGGGGAAAACACGGCGGCCGTGCTCCCGGCCGAGGGGACGACGAAGGCGGCCGCGCAAGCCGCGCCTCCGACGCCCACGCCGGAGCCCGTCGCGACGCCTGCTGCGACACCTGCTGCGACGCCGACGGAGACCGTCGCGACGCCACAGGCCGCGTCCGCGAAGGCGTCTGCGGCGCCCGTCAAGCCTGCCTCGACGTCGACCTCCACCTCCACGGGGAAAACGAAACGTGATCGTGGGTTCTGA